From Pseudoxanthomonas sp. CF385, a single genomic window includes:
- a CDS encoding energy transducer TonB: MVRALPHGSDTRIDIGRIAAIAAAIAVHAVALLMLLMPMAAPPLKPLALDVPKKPIFQIYEKKVLPDPVPVVEERKIVPEKKPDVIQKRADVVTPAVDTPVIVEGGSEPIVEHSVVDAGDITGPVVGGPLPSATLEYVRATSPRYPNNELRNGVQGTVMLRVLVDVDGTPLSVTIESSSGNRNLDKAALQHVLKTWRFKPAMQNGQAVQAYGLVPIAFSLQ; the protein is encoded by the coding sequence ATGGTTCGCGCACTACCCCACGGTTCCGACACCCGCATCGACATCGGCCGCATCGCCGCCATCGCCGCCGCCATCGCGGTCCACGCCGTCGCCCTCCTGATGCTGCTCATGCCGATGGCGGCACCGCCCTTGAAGCCGCTGGCGCTGGACGTTCCGAAGAAGCCCATCTTCCAGATCTACGAGAAGAAGGTCCTCCCCGATCCCGTGCCTGTCGTCGAGGAGCGCAAGATCGTTCCCGAAAAGAAGCCGGACGTGATCCAGAAGCGGGCCGACGTGGTGACCCCCGCCGTCGATACCCCCGTGATCGTCGAAGGCGGCAGCGAACCCATCGTCGAACATTCCGTGGTCGACGCCGGCGATATCACCGGCCCCGTCGTGGGCGGTCCGCTACCCTCGGCGACGCTGGAATACGTCCGCGCCACGTCGCCGCGCTATCCGAACAACGAGTTGCGCAACGGTGTGCAGGGCACGGTGATGCTGCGCGTGCTGGTGGACGTGGACGGCACGCCGCTCAGCGTGACCATCGAAAGCAGCAGCGGCAACCGCAACCTGGACAAGGCCGCGCTCCAGCATGTGCTGAAGACCTGGCGCTTCAAGCCCGCCATGCAGAACGGCCAGGCCGTGCAGGCTTACGGCTTGGTGCCGATCGCCTTCAGCCTGCAGTGA
- the rlmH gene encoding 23S rRNA (pseudouridine(1915)-N(3))-methyltransferase RlmH, translated as MKCRLIATGERAPAWVAQGFAEYQKRLSHWLPFELVEIEPGLRGKSRDPQRAIEDEGKRVLAALPKNAHVVALEVTGKPYSSEQLAQRLAHWRTLGRDLALLIGGPEGHAPDVVAAAHEKWSLSPLTLPHMLVRLVVAEQVYRAAAMLANHPYHRA; from the coding sequence ATGAAATGCCGTCTCATCGCCACCGGCGAGCGCGCGCCCGCGTGGGTCGCCCAGGGCTTCGCCGAATACCAGAAGCGGCTCTCGCACTGGCTGCCGTTCGAGCTGGTCGAGATCGAACCGGGCCTGCGCGGCAAGAGTCGCGATCCGCAGCGTGCGATCGAGGACGAAGGCAAGCGCGTGCTCGCCGCGTTGCCGAAGAACGCGCACGTCGTCGCGCTGGAAGTGACCGGCAAGCCCTATTCGTCGGAACAGCTCGCGCAGCGGTTGGCGCATTGGCGCACGCTGGGTCGCGACCTCGCGTTGCTGATCGGGGGGCCGGAAGGCCATGCGCCGGACGTGGTCGCGGCGGCGCACGAGAAGTGGTCGCTCAGTCCGCTGACATTGCCGCACATGCTGGTACGGCTGGTCGTCGCCGAACAGGTGTACCGCGCCGCGGCGATGCTGGCGAACCATCCGTACCACCGCGCCTGA
- the rsfS gene encoding ribosome silencing factor, protein MSSQAHVIKTRLPSPPPALPDLLATVHAAVEELKAKDVVEIDVRGKSSVADYLVIASGTSTRHVKSIADEVVRFAKKLDVMPLGVEGEREAEWVLVDLGDVIVHVMLPRVREFYALERLWTVGDQPPEDVETADESRL, encoded by the coding sequence TTGTCCAGCCAAGCCCACGTCATCAAGACCCGCCTGCCCAGCCCGCCCCCGGCCCTGCCGGACCTGCTCGCCACGGTGCACGCCGCGGTCGAGGAGCTGAAAGCCAAGGATGTCGTCGAGATCGACGTGCGCGGCAAATCCAGCGTCGCCGACTACCTCGTGATCGCCTCGGGCACCTCGACGCGCCACGTGAAGTCGATCGCCGACGAGGTGGTGAGGTTCGCCAAGAAACTGGACGTCATGCCGCTGGGCGTGGAAGGCGAGCGTGAGGCCGAATGGGTGCTCGTGGACCTGGGCGACGTCATCGTCCACGTCATGCTGCCCCGCGTGCGCGAGTTCTACGCATTGGAGCGCCTGTGGACCGTGGGCGACCAGCCGCCGGAGGACGTCGAGACCGCCGACGAATCGCGGCTCTGA
- the nadD gene encoding nicotinate-nucleotide adenylyltransferase: protein MLQLFYGGTFDPIHNGHLAIARAARDEVQAPVRLMPAADPPHRAPPGASAQQRAHLLDLAVEDEDGLCVDRRELLRAERMPETRSYTVDTLHELRAEQGDAVPVALLIGADSLLGLPTWRAWRSLFALTHFIVADRPGSPLDAGVPAELGDLLASRWTSSADALCDVPSGLVYRLSHPLQPESATDIRRRIAAGEPWRHLVPTAVATAIADERLYLDRATTPGPL, encoded by the coding sequence ATGCTGCAGCTCTTCTACGGCGGCACGTTCGACCCCATCCACAACGGGCATCTGGCCATCGCGCGCGCCGCGCGGGACGAAGTGCAGGCGCCGGTGCGCCTGATGCCCGCCGCAGACCCGCCGCATCGTGCGCCACCCGGTGCCAGCGCGCAGCAGCGCGCGCACCTGCTCGACCTCGCGGTGGAAGACGAAGACGGCCTCTGCGTGGATCGACGCGAACTCTTGCGCGCCGAACGCATGCCGGAGACCCGCTCCTACACGGTCGACACGCTGCACGAACTGCGCGCCGAGCAAGGCGATGCCGTGCCCGTGGCCCTGCTGATCGGCGCCGACAGCCTGTTGGGCCTGCCGACGTGGCGGGCATGGCGGTCGCTGTTCGCGCTGACCCATTTCATCGTGGCCGACCGGCCCGGAAGTCCACTGGATGCGGGCGTGCCGGCCGAACTGGGCGACCTGCTGGCTTCGCGCTGGACGTCCTCGGCGGATGCGCTGTGCGACGTGCCGTCAGGCCTGGTGTATCGGTTGAGCCATCCGCTGCAGCCCGAATCGGCCACCGATATACGGCGGCGGATCGCGGCCGGAGAACCCTGGCGCCATCTCGTGCCCACGGCCGTCGCAACGGCCATCGCCGACGAAAGGCTCTACCTTGACCGGGCCACCACGCCGGGTCCGCTATAA